A single window of Oerskovia paurometabola DNA harbors:
- a CDS encoding UDP-N-acetylmuramoyl-L-alanyl-D-glutamate--2,6-diaminopimelate ligase: protein MTSPIDRLRPATSVHRTARELATAFDLVTDAGGTASGQGDDALGATEIWSVASDNRVVADGDLFVALPGAGTHGARFASDAISRGARAVLTDPQGARLLADAQETRVPVLVTQDPRTVLGHVAAWVYGQPAAQLTTFAVTGTNGKTTTTYLLDHVLRTLGWKGGLIGTVEMRSGDRVLPSRLTTPEAADLQALLATMREDGVGTLAMEVSSHALSLHRVDGIVFDVAGFTNLSQDHLDFHGDLQEYFEAKAALFTPQHARRGVVVVDDPWGRRLAEVATIPVATLAVAGGDRTDATDADWTVTDVRAVDPATGTGSSFVLRHRDGRELRTSTALPGGFNVANAALALAMVLEAGADPRDVATALEAAGGVSAQVPGRMEVVGTAPRVVVDFAHNTDALSLALAALRPTTTGRLVVVFGATGDRDKGKRPSMGAVAVEGADVVVVTDDDPHGEDPAAIRAEVLAGARAAQQAAEAGEGEDVRDDVGHGGAAHARTVVEVAPRATAIHDTIREADAQDTVLIAGRGHEVWQEIAGVDHALDDRVEARAALAARHETTKEHGE, encoded by the coding sequence GTGACATCCCCGATCGACCGCCTTCGTCCCGCCACGTCCGTGCACCGCACAGCCCGGGAGCTCGCGACCGCCTTCGACCTCGTCACCGACGCCGGGGGGACGGCGTCGGGCCAGGGGGACGACGCCCTCGGAGCGACCGAGATCTGGTCCGTGGCCTCGGACAACCGCGTCGTCGCCGACGGCGACCTCTTCGTCGCCCTGCCCGGCGCGGGCACGCATGGAGCACGGTTCGCGAGCGACGCGATCTCGCGCGGCGCGCGTGCCGTGCTGACGGACCCGCAGGGCGCGCGGCTGCTCGCCGACGCCCAGGAGACCCGCGTGCCGGTGCTCGTGACGCAGGACCCGCGCACCGTCCTGGGGCACGTCGCGGCCTGGGTCTACGGACAGCCCGCAGCGCAGCTGACCACGTTCGCCGTGACGGGCACCAACGGCAAGACGACCACGACGTACCTGCTGGACCACGTACTGCGCACCCTCGGGTGGAAGGGCGGCCTGATCGGCACGGTCGAGATGCGCTCGGGCGACCGGGTCCTGCCGAGCCGTCTGACGACTCCCGAGGCCGCGGACCTGCAGGCCCTGCTGGCCACGATGCGCGAGGACGGAGTCGGGACGCTCGCGATGGAGGTGTCCTCGCACGCGCTGTCGCTGCACCGCGTGGACGGCATCGTGTTCGACGTGGCGGGGTTCACCAACCTGAGCCAGGACCACCTCGACTTCCACGGGGACCTCCAGGAGTACTTCGAGGCCAAGGCTGCGCTCTTCACGCCGCAGCACGCGCGCCGGGGTGTGGTCGTGGTGGACGACCCCTGGGGCCGACGGCTGGCCGAGGTCGCCACGATCCCGGTGGCGACGCTCGCCGTCGCCGGCGGCGACAGGACCGACGCCACGGACGCGGACTGGACCGTGACCGACGTGCGCGCCGTCGACCCGGCCACCGGCACGGGAAGCTCGTTCGTCCTGCGTCACCGCGACGGCCGCGAGCTGCGGACCTCGACCGCTCTCCCCGGTGGGTTCAACGTGGCCAACGCGGCGCTCGCGCTGGCGATGGTCCTGGAGGCGGGCGCCGACCCGCGCGACGTCGCCACGGCGCTCGAGGCGGCCGGCGGCGTGAGCGCCCAGGTTCCCGGGCGCATGGAGGTCGTGGGCACCGCTCCACGCGTCGTGGTCGACTTCGCGCACAACACGGACGCGCTCTCGCTCGCCCTGGCCGCCCTGCGCCCGACGACGACGGGGCGCCTCGTGGTGGTGTTCGGCGCGACCGGGGACCGGGACAAGGGCAAGCGACCCAGCATGGGGGCGGTCGCGGTCGAGGGCGCCGACGTGGTCGTCGTCACGGACGACGACCCGCACGGGGAGGACCCGGCCGCGATCCGCGCGGAGGTGCTCGCCGGGGCGAGGGCGGCACAGCAGGCCGCAGAGGCGGGCGAGGGCGAAGACGTGCGCGACGACGTCGGGCACGGGGGAGCGGCGCACGCGCGAACCGTGGTCGAGGTCGCACCGCGAGCCACCGCGATCCATGACACGATCCGGGAGGCCGACGCGCAGGACACCGTCCTGATCGCGGGCCGTGGCCACGAGGTCTGGCAGGAGATCGCCGGGGTGGACCATGCCCTGGACGACAGGGTGGAGGCGCGCGCCGCACTGGCCGCGCGCCACGAGACGACGAAGGAGCACGGAGAATGA
- a CDS encoding UDP-N-acetylmuramoyl-tripeptide--D-alanyl-D-alanine ligase → MIELTAAEVAAATGGRLAADPDVRVTGSVVIDSRRVQEGSLFVALPGEHVDGHDFVPVAVGNGATLVLAARDVDAPAVVVADVQAALGDLAREVLRRLRATGDLQVVGITGSVGKTTTKDLLGQLLAPHGRTVVPRGSFNNEIGLPLTVLEADASTRFLVLEMGASGIGHLTYLTQIAPPDVSVVLAVGSAHLGEFGGIEAVAAAKSEIVTGLAPGGTAVLNADDLRVVAMAAVAPGPVRTFGTIPAADVRAENIGMDRSGCASFDLRVRGSEVENLPVQLRLVGEHHVTNALAAAAAAIRLGLDPRSVAAGLNEATAISPHRMAVTERPDGITVIDDSYNANPDSMRAALKALAVMAGRERRSVAVLGEMRELGPDSRAAHDEIGRLVVRLNIKLLVVVGDGAGGIHDGATQEGSWGDETRFVPDVEAASALLRDELLPGDVVLVKSSNGSGLWRLGDELAGEVRP, encoded by the coding sequence ATGATCGAGCTGACTGCGGCGGAGGTCGCCGCAGCGACCGGTGGGCGGCTGGCCGCCGACCCGGACGTGAGGGTGACCGGCTCGGTCGTCATCGACTCCCGACGGGTGCAGGAGGGCTCGCTCTTCGTGGCGCTCCCCGGGGAGCACGTCGACGGGCACGACTTCGTGCCGGTCGCGGTCGGCAACGGCGCGACACTCGTCCTGGCGGCGCGCGACGTCGACGCGCCGGCGGTCGTCGTGGCGGACGTTCAGGCCGCGCTCGGCGACCTGGCCCGCGAGGTCCTGCGTCGCCTGCGCGCGACGGGCGACCTCCAGGTCGTCGGGATCACCGGGTCGGTCGGCAAGACCACCACGAAGGACCTCCTGGGGCAGCTGCTCGCTCCCCACGGCCGGACCGTCGTGCCGCGGGGCTCGTTCAACAACGAGATCGGCCTGCCCCTGACCGTGCTCGAGGCCGACGCCTCGACCCGCTTCCTCGTCCTCGAGATGGGGGCCAGCGGGATCGGCCACCTGACCTACCTGACGCAGATCGCGCCCCCCGACGTCTCCGTCGTCCTGGCCGTGGGCAGCGCCCACCTGGGGGAGTTCGGCGGGATCGAGGCAGTCGCCGCGGCCAAGTCCGAGATCGTCACGGGCCTCGCGCCGGGGGGCACGGCCGTCCTCAACGCGGACGACCTGCGGGTGGTCGCGATGGCCGCCGTCGCGCCGGGACCCGTGCGGACGTTCGGCACCATCCCGGCTGCCGACGTGCGCGCCGAGAACATCGGGATGGACCGCAGCGGGTGCGCGTCGTTCGACCTGCGCGTGCGCGGGTCCGAGGTCGAGAACCTCCCGGTCCAGCTCCGGCTCGTGGGCGAGCACCACGTCACCAACGCGCTCGCGGCGGCGGCGGCGGCGATCCGGCTGGGGCTCGACCCGCGCTCCGTCGCGGCCGGTCTGAACGAGGCGACCGCGATCAGCCCGCACCGCATGGCGGTCACGGAGCGTCCCGACGGCATCACGGTGATCGACGACTCCTACAACGCGAACCCCGACTCGATGCGCGCCGCGCTCAAGGCCCTCGCGGTCATGGCAGGGCGTGAGCGCAGGTCGGTCGCGGTCCTGGGCGAGATGCGAGAACTCGGGCCCGACTCGCGCGCCGCTCACGACGAGATCGGCCGTCTCGTGGTGCGATTGAACATCAAGCTGCTCGTGGTGGTCGGTGACGGTGCCGGCGGCATCCACGACGGCGCCACCCAAGAGGGGTCCTGGGGCGATGAGACTCGTTTCGTGCCTGACGTCGAGGCGGCCTCCGCGCTGCTGCGCGACGAGCTCCTGCCGGGCGACGTGGTCCTGGTGAAGTCGTCGAACGGCTCGGGCCTGTGGCGCCTGGGCGACGAGCTCGCGGGTGAGGTGCGCCCGTGA
- the mraY gene encoding phospho-N-acetylmuramoyl-pentapeptide-transferase, with the protein MIAILVSACVALLVALLGTPLFIKFLVHRNYGQFVRQDGPTAHFTKRGTPTMGGVVIIGATLIGWAMSYVVASIVSDTPRTPSVSSLLVLFLMTGLGLVGFFDDFTKIRKQRSLGLSPRAKIVGQGVVGVTFAVLALQFPNENFRTPASTHISFLRDTNLDLAFAGATVGLILFVLWANFLITAWSNAVNLTDGLDGLATGVSVIVFGSYILVSIWQLNQSCQILDAAGPRCYEVRDPQDLAIVAAAIMGACVGFLWWNASPAKIFMGDTGSLALGGALAGLTILSRTEVLAVIIGGLFVIIVLSDVIQIGYFKMTGKRVFKMAPLHHHFELSGWGEVTIVIRFWLIAGLFAGLGLGIFYAEWVVS; encoded by the coding sequence GTGATCGCGATCCTCGTCTCCGCGTGCGTCGCGCTGCTCGTGGCCCTGCTGGGGACCCCGCTGTTCATCAAGTTCCTGGTCCACCGCAACTACGGCCAGTTCGTCCGCCAGGACGGCCCGACGGCGCACTTCACCAAGCGCGGCACCCCCACCATGGGTGGGGTCGTCATCATCGGGGCGACCCTGATCGGCTGGGCGATGTCCTACGTCGTGGCGTCGATCGTCTCGGACACGCCGAGGACGCCGAGCGTGTCCTCGCTCCTCGTGCTGTTCCTCATGACGGGCCTCGGCCTGGTCGGCTTCTTCGACGACTTCACGAAGATCCGCAAGCAGCGCAGCCTGGGCCTGTCCCCGCGGGCCAAGATCGTCGGCCAGGGGGTCGTGGGCGTCACGTTCGCGGTCCTCGCGCTCCAGTTCCCCAACGAGAACTTCCGCACACCGGCCTCGACGCACATCTCGTTCCTGCGGGACACGAACCTCGATCTCGCGTTCGCGGGGGCGACGGTCGGCCTGATCCTCTTCGTCCTGTGGGCGAACTTCCTCATCACGGCGTGGTCGAACGCGGTGAACCTGACGGACGGCCTCGACGGGCTGGCCACGGGCGTGTCCGTGATCGTCTTCGGCAGCTACATCCTCGTGAGCATCTGGCAGCTCAACCAGAGCTGCCAGATCCTCGACGCCGCCGGGCCGCGCTGCTACGAGGTCCGCGACCCGCAGGACCTGGCGATCGTCGCCGCGGCCATCATGGGCGCGTGCGTCGGCTTCCTGTGGTGGAACGCGAGCCCCGCGAAGATCTTCATGGGTGACACGGGTTCGCTCGCCCTGGGCGGCGCGCTGGCCGGCCTCACGATCCTGTCGCGCACCGAGGTCCTCGCGGTGATCATCGGCGGCCTGTTCGTCATCATCGTGCTCTCGGACGTCATCCAGATCGGGTACTTCAAGATGACGGGCAAGCGGGTCTTCAAGATGGCGCCCTTGCACCACCACTTCGAGCTGTCCGGGTGGGGAGAGGTGACGATCGTCATCCGGTTCTGGTTGATCGCCGGCCTGTTCGCGGGTCTCGGGCTGGGGATCTTCTACGCGGAGTGGGTGGTCAGCTAG
- the murD gene encoding UDP-N-acetylmuramoyl-L-alanine--D-glutamate ligase, which produces MSDATDHALRVPWDRARVLVAGLGVSGRAAVSALTTRVASVVTVDRAAPDADTADAAQVDLSTVDLVVASPGWAPSSDLLVAAREAGVPVWSEVELAWQLRTARADGSYAPWLAVTGTNGKTTTVEMLTSILTAAGLRTAAVGNVGTPVVTAALDPSLDVLAVELSSFQLHFTHSMSAQAAAVLNVAPDHLDWHGSLDAYAGDKGRVYERAQVACVYNVADARTEHLVREADVEEGARAIGFTVGAPARAQLGVIEDVLVDRAFHTAPDDPARHRSAQELATFADLAHLAGPDGVVPVHVVANALAAAALARAHGVDARAVREGLRSFSPGAHRIAHVATVDGVAYVDDSKATNAHAAAASLGAFAPRSVVWVAGGLAKGATFDDLVRSRVSRLRAVVLIGVDPEPLEGALARHAPDVPVVRVDPGDTGTVMQRAVSSARGLAVPGDTVLLAPACASMDQFASYATRGDAFVRAVHDLPGSETELEG; this is translated from the coding sequence GTGTCCGACGCGACCGACCATGCGCTGCGTGTCCCGTGGGACCGGGCACGCGTCCTGGTCGCCGGGCTCGGGGTCTCCGGTCGCGCCGCGGTCTCCGCGCTGACGACCCGGGTGGCCTCGGTCGTCACGGTGGACCGTGCGGCCCCCGACGCCGACACGGCAGACGCCGCGCAGGTCGACCTGTCCACGGTCGACCTCGTGGTCGCCTCGCCCGGGTGGGCGCCGTCGTCGGACCTGCTGGTGGCCGCCCGGGAGGCGGGCGTCCCCGTCTGGAGCGAGGTCGAGCTCGCCTGGCAGCTGCGCACGGCGCGTGCCGACGGGTCCTACGCCCCGTGGCTCGCGGTCACGGGGACGAACGGCAAGACGACCACGGTCGAGATGCTCACCTCGATCCTGACCGCCGCCGGGCTGCGCACCGCGGCCGTGGGCAACGTGGGCACGCCCGTCGTGACCGCTGCGCTCGACCCCTCCCTCGACGTGCTCGCGGTCGAGCTCTCGAGCTTTCAGCTCCACTTCACGCACAGCATGTCGGCCCAGGCCGCGGCGGTGCTCAACGTCGCGCCCGACCACCTCGACTGGCACGGCTCGCTCGACGCCTACGCGGGCGACAAGGGACGCGTCTACGAGCGTGCCCAGGTGGCCTGCGTGTACAACGTGGCGGACGCCCGGACGGAGCACCTCGTCCGGGAGGCCGACGTCGAGGAGGGGGCTCGGGCGATCGGCTTCACCGTCGGGGCACCCGCGCGGGCGCAGCTCGGCGTGATCGAGGACGTCCTGGTGGACCGTGCGTTCCACACGGCCCCCGACGACCCCGCGCGGCACCGCAGCGCCCAGGAGCTCGCGACGTTCGCGGACCTCGCGCACCTCGCGGGTCCCGACGGCGTGGTGCCCGTCCACGTGGTCGCCAACGCCCTCGCGGCCGCGGCGCTCGCCCGGGCGCACGGGGTGGACGCGCGCGCCGTCCGGGAGGGGCTGCGTTCCTTCAGCCCCGGCGCTCACCGGATCGCGCACGTGGCGACGGTCGACGGCGTCGCGTACGTCGACGACTCGAAGGCGACGAACGCGCACGCCGCGGCCGCGTCGCTCGGCGCCTTCGCGCCCAGGTCGGTCGTGTGGGTCGCGGGCGGACTGGCCAAGGGAGCGACGTTCGACGACCTGGTGCGCTCCCGCGTGTCGAGGCTGCGCGCCGTGGTGCTGATCGGCGTGGACCCCGAGCCTCTCGAGGGCGCACTGGCCCGACACGCACCCGATGTCCCCGTGGTCCGAGTCGATCCCGGCGACACTGGGACGGTGATGCAGCGCGCGGTCTCGAGCGCCCGTGGACTGGCGGTCCCCGGGGACACGGTGCTGCTCGCCCCCGCGTGCGCGTCGATGGACCAGTTCGCGTCCTACGCGACCCGCGGCGACGCGTTCGTGCGCGCGGTCCACGACCTGCCGGGTTCCGAGACCGAGCTGGAGGGGTAG
- a CDS encoding FtsW/RodA/SpoVE family cell cycle protein, producing MAQTTSGRGPASRSAAGRTTPKPPAPGDARPTTARQAGRAAPSNPVRTKGSEAGGAARPRTQAGADGPRAPRATGTGKQTGATKAPGRARPAARATSTAASGLLGRRKDGATAKAGTPRRRPRATRRPAVDERAWLGQWDSAVTSYYLLVGATTLLAIIGLVMVLSSSAVTEIAAGRSPYEAFFTQARFALMGLPVLLVATRLPTSFYRHAAWPLLGVSLLLQLLIFSPLGKEVNGNLNWLNFGSFYVQPSEPAKLALAVWLGVVLGRKQRLLGSWKHAIVPAVPGALLVMGLVLAGHDLGTMLVILLLVAGAFFVAGVDWKLLATAGGISAVVVGVGFVAMQESSNRMSRFLATYAGVCDTTDANVGTGCYQSVHGLWALGTGGLGGVGLGASREKWSYLPEAHNDFIFGVIGEELGLLGTLLVLALFAVLGLAMSRVIRRHPDPFVKITTAGIACWIVGQAFINIGVVIGIVPVIGVPLPLVSSGGSALITTMAALGVVISFARDEPGAREALSARGSVVRRSLAVVGHAGRRAVPRRRPQKR from the coding sequence GTGGCCCAGACGACGAGTGGGCGCGGGCCTGCGTCCCGCTCGGCCGCGGGCCGCACCACGCCGAAGCCTCCGGCCCCGGGCGACGCCCGGCCCACGACCGCTCGCCAGGCCGGGAGGGCGGCGCCGTCGAACCCCGTCCGGACGAAGGGGAGCGAGGCCGGGGGAGCCGCTCGACCCCGCACGCAGGCGGGCGCCGACGGCCCCCGTGCTCCTCGGGCCACCGGCACCGGGAAGCAGACGGGCGCCACCAAGGCCCCCGGCAGGGCAAGGCCTGCGGCGCGCGCGACCAGCACGGCCGCCTCGGGACTGCTCGGTCGGCGCAAGGACGGCGCGACGGCGAAGGCGGGCACCCCCCGCAGGCGACCGCGCGCGACCAGGCGCCCGGCCGTCGACGAGCGCGCCTGGCTGGGTCAGTGGGACAGCGCGGTGACGAGCTACTACCTGCTGGTCGGTGCGACGACCCTGCTCGCGATCATCGGTCTGGTCATGGTGCTGTCGAGCTCGGCGGTCACGGAGATCGCCGCAGGCCGCTCGCCGTACGAGGCGTTCTTCACCCAGGCCCGGTTCGCCCTCATGGGCCTGCCCGTGCTGCTCGTCGCGACGCGGCTGCCCACGAGCTTCTACCGGCACGCGGCGTGGCCGCTCCTCGGCGTCAGCCTGCTGCTCCAGCTCCTGATCTTCAGCCCGCTCGGCAAGGAGGTCAACGGCAACCTCAACTGGCTGAACTTCGGCTCGTTCTACGTCCAGCCCTCGGAGCCGGCCAAGCTCGCGCTCGCGGTCTGGCTCGGGGTGGTCCTCGGCCGCAAGCAGCGGTTGCTGGGGTCGTGGAAGCACGCGATCGTCCCGGCGGTCCCCGGCGCGCTCCTGGTCATGGGGCTCGTCCTGGCGGGCCACGACCTGGGCACCATGCTCGTGATCCTCCTGCTCGTGGCGGGGGCCTTCTTCGTCGCCGGTGTCGACTGGAAGCTCCTCGCGACGGCGGGCGGCATCTCCGCGGTCGTGGTCGGCGTCGGGTTCGTGGCCATGCAGGAGAGCTCGAACCGCATGAGCCGGTTCCTCGCGACCTACGCCGGCGTCTGCGACACGACCGACGCGAACGTGGGCACGGGGTGCTACCAGTCCGTCCACGGCCTGTGGGCCCTCGGGACGGGCGGGCTCGGCGGCGTGGGCCTGGGGGCGAGCCGTGAGAAGTGGAGCTACCTGCCCGAGGCGCACAACGACTTCATCTTCGGCGTGATCGGCGAGGAGCTGGGCCTGCTCGGCACGCTCCTCGTCCTCGCGCTCTTCGCGGTGCTCGGCCTGGCGATGAGCCGCGTCATCCGTCGGCACCCGGACCCGTTCGTCAAGATCACGACCGCGGGCATCGCCTGCTGGATCGTCGGGCAGGCGTTCATCAACATCGGGGTGGTGATCGGCATCGTCCCCGTGATCGGCGTGCCCCTGCCCCTCGTCTCCTCGGGCGGGTCGGCGCTCATCACGACCATGGCCGCGCTCGGCGTCGTCATCTCGTTCGCGCGCGACGAGCCGGGGGCGCGCGAGGCGCTCAGCGCCCGGGGGAGCGTGGTGCGCAGGTCGCTCGCCGTCGTCGGGCACGCCGGGCGGCGGGCCGTCCCGCGCAGACGTCCCCAGAAGCGATGA
- the murG gene encoding undecaprenyldiphospho-muramoylpentapeptide beta-N-acetylglucosaminyltransferase: protein MVSSSVGSVVLAGGGTAGHVNPLLAVADELRARNPEAVVTVLGTESGLEADLVPARGYPLRLVPKVPMPRRPSGEWVALPGRLKAAVEAAGAVIDETRAEVVVGFGGYVSTPAYIAAHRRGVPIVIHEQNARPGLANRAGARWATSVALTFEGTPLKGGVVTGLPLRWEIADLIRDRGVDAPTVRANAAASLGLDPARPTVVVTGGSLGAQSLNEAVSGAAREVLATGAQVLHLTGRGKADAVRAVVAGLPGYDVREYLSEMHLAYAVADLVVCRSGAGTVSELAALGIPAVYVPLPIGNGEQRLNAAPVVRAGGGILVDDDAFTAAWVAQNVPALVADGDRLRTMASLASRAGIQDAAARVADLVAQAAGGSR, encoded by the coding sequence GTGGTGAGCTCTTCAGTCGGCTCGGTGGTGCTCGCAGGCGGCGGGACGGCGGGGCACGTCAACCCGCTGCTCGCGGTCGCGGACGAGCTGCGTGCGCGCAACCCCGAGGCGGTCGTCACGGTGCTCGGGACGGAGAGCGGTCTGGAGGCGGACCTGGTGCCCGCGCGGGGCTACCCGTTGCGTCTCGTGCCCAAGGTGCCGATGCCTCGCCGCCCGAGCGGCGAGTGGGTAGCGCTGCCGGGCCGGCTCAAGGCCGCGGTCGAGGCTGCCGGGGCCGTGATCGACGAGACGCGGGCCGAGGTCGTGGTGGGCTTCGGCGGCTACGTCTCGACCCCGGCCTACATCGCGGCGCACCGTCGCGGGGTGCCGATCGTGATCCACGAGCAGAACGCGCGACCGGGCCTCGCGAACCGGGCAGGGGCCCGGTGGGCGACGTCGGTCGCGCTCACGTTCGAGGGGACGCCGCTCAAGGGCGGCGTGGTCACGGGGCTGCCCCTGCGCTGGGAGATCGCGGACCTGATCCGCGACCGCGGGGTCGACGCCCCGACGGTCCGGGCCAACGCGGCGGCGTCGCTGGGCCTGGACCCGGCGCGCCCCACGGTGGTCGTCACGGGCGGGTCGCTCGGCGCGCAGAGCCTCAACGAGGCCGTGTCGGGTGCGGCGCGCGAGGTCCTCGCGACCGGGGCGCAGGTCCTGCACCTGACCGGCCGGGGCAAGGCCGACGCGGTGCGCGCCGTCGTGGCGGGCCTGCCGGGCTACGACGTGCGGGAGTACCTGTCGGAGATGCACCTCGCATACGCGGTCGCCGACCTCGTGGTGTGCCGGTCGGGCGCGGGCACGGTGAGCGAGCTCGCGGCGCTGGGCATCCCGGCGGTCTACGTGCCGCTGCCCATCGGGAACGGCGAGCAGCGGCTCAACGCCGCGCCGGTCGTGCGGGCCGGCGGCGGCATCCTCGTCGACGACGACGCGTTCACGGCCGCGTGGGTCGCGCAGAACGTGCCGGCGCTCGTGGCCGACGGCGACCGGTTGCGCACGATGGCCTCGCTCGCCTCGCGCGCGGGCATCCAGGACGCGGCGGCTCGGGTCGCCGACCTGGTCGCGCAGGCGGCCGGGGGCTCGCGGTGA
- the murC gene encoding UDP-N-acetylmuramate--L-alanine ligase, whose translation MSVVARLLAARGVRVQGSDAKDGAVVGALRADGIRVLVGHAASNVEGADTLVLSSAVRPDNPELVAARAAGLRVLHRSEALAVLMAQGRSVAVAGAHGKTTTSAMVATTLRAAGLDPSFAIGGSVITSDGAIPGGHLGSGDVVVAEADESDGSFLNYAPTIAVVLNVEPDHLDHYGSREAFEQAFVDFAQRVVPGGFLVACADDPGARALADAHRAAGGRVVTYGTSPGSDVLLADVRPDGAAGVAARLTVVGGAEGGEARPLAGALGALGAGESLGLDVGLDLRLQVPGAHNALNAAAAVATAVLLGVSAERAVAGVGEFLGTGRRFEARGEAGGVRVVDDYAHHPTEVAALLTAARPVAAGGRVLVLFQPHLFSRTRTFAREFADALSLADEVVVTGVYAAREDPDPATGSWTITDLMPGGSARGVEDRVEAARALAASARPGDLLLTVGAGDVTELGAVVLDALSGSEPAAPAGEVED comes from the coding sequence ATGTCCGTGGTGGCGCGTCTGCTCGCCGCGCGCGGGGTGCGCGTCCAGGGCTCGGACGCGAAGGACGGCGCCGTGGTCGGGGCCCTGCGTGCGGACGGGATCCGGGTGCTCGTGGGTCATGCGGCGAGCAACGTCGAGGGGGCCGACACGCTCGTGCTCTCGAGCGCGGTGCGCCCCGACAACCCGGAGCTGGTCGCCGCGCGGGCAGCAGGCCTGCGCGTGCTGCACCGCTCGGAGGCGCTCGCCGTCCTCATGGCCCAGGGGCGGTCGGTCGCCGTCGCGGGGGCGCACGGCAAGACGACGACGTCCGCCATGGTCGCGACGACCCTGCGCGCCGCGGGCCTCGACCCGTCGTTCGCGATCGGAGGCTCGGTCATCACGAGCGACGGTGCGATCCCGGGGGGTCACCTGGGTTCCGGTGACGTCGTGGTCGCCGAGGCCGACGAGTCGGACGGCTCGTTCCTCAACTACGCACCGACGATCGCGGTCGTGCTGAACGTCGAGCCCGACCACCTGGACCACTACGGGTCGCGCGAGGCGTTCGAGCAGGCGTTCGTCGACTTCGCGCAGCGGGTCGTGCCCGGCGGGTTCCTCGTCGCGTGCGCCGACGACCCTGGGGCGCGCGCCCTGGCGGACGCGCACCGCGCGGCGGGCGGCCGGGTCGTCACGTACGGCACGTCGCCGGGCAGCGACGTGCTGCTGGCGGACGTCCGGCCCGACGGCGCCGCGGGGGTGGCCGCTCGGCTCACCGTCGTCGGTGGTGCGGAGGGTGGAGAGGCCCGACCTCTCGCCGGTGCGCTCGGTGCGCTCGGTGCGGGCGAGAGCCTGGGCCTCGACGTGGGCCTCGACCTGCGCCTGCAGGTGCCCGGCGCGCACAACGCTCTCAACGCAGCGGCAGCGGTCGCGACCGCCGTCCTGCTGGGCGTGAGCGCCGAGCGGGCCGTGGCGGGGGTCGGCGAGTTCCTGGGCACGGGCCGACGCTTCGAGGCGCGGGGCGAGGCGGGCGGGGTCCGGGTGGTCGACGACTACGCGCACCACCCGACCGAGGTCGCGGCGCTCCTGACCGCGGCTCGCCCCGTGGCCGCGGGTGGGCGGGTGCTCGTGCTCTTCCAGCCGCACCTGTTCTCCCGTACGCGCACGTTCGCGCGCGAGTTCGCCGACGCCCTGTCCCTCGCCGACGAGGTCGTCGTCACGGGCGTCTACGCGGCGCGCGAGGACCCCGACCCGGCCACGGGCTCGTGGACCATCACCGACCTGATGCCGGGCGGTTCGGCACGAGGCGTCGAGGACCGCGTCGAGGCGGCTCGTGCGCTGGCCGCGTCGGCGCGGCCCGGAGACCTCCTGCTCACGGTGGGGGCCGGGGACGTCACGGAGCTCGGTGCCGTCGTCCTCGACGCGCTCTCCGGGTCCGAGCCCGCCGCCCCTGCGGGGGAGGTCGAGGACTGA